Proteins from a genomic interval of Rosa chinensis cultivar Old Blush chromosome 2, RchiOBHm-V2, whole genome shotgun sequence:
- the LOC112190217 gene encoding aspartic proteinase Asp1: MEGKWLLIMLVLVMGWSVTLTSASFGDRYRGRKSFLPTEATSSLAFSRAPSSIVLPVHGNVYPIGSYNVTLNIGQPPKPYFLDPDTGSDLTWLQCDAPCVRCTEAPHPYYRPNNDLVLCNDPLCVSLHAPGAHKCDNPEQCDYEVDYADGGSSLGVLVRDAFHLNFTNGIQQIPHMALGCGYDQLPGSSYHPIDGVLGLGKGKSSIVSQLASQGLVRNVVGHCLSSRGGGYFIFGDDLYDYSRAVWTPMSPDYSKHYSPGFAELIFDGKSTGFRNLFMVFDSGSSYTYLNSQAYHFLTSWLKRELNGKPLKEAPDDRTLPLCWKGRKPFKNIRDAKKYFKPLALRFAIGRKDAAQFELSPEAYLIISSKGNVCLGILNGTEVGLQNSNIIGDISMQDKMVIYDNEKQMIGWTPRNCDQLPKSRSFSFW; the protein is encoded by the exons ATGGAGGGGAAGTGGTTGCTGATAATGTTGGTGTTGGTGATGGGTTGGTCTGTAACTCTGACATCAGCTTCTTTTGGTGATCGGTATCGGGGAAGGAAATCTTTTCTACCGACGGAAGCGACGTCGTCTTTGGCGTTCAGCCGTGCACCATCGTCCATTGTGTTACCTGTTCATGGAAACGTGTACCCAATTGG GTCATATAATGTTACCTTAAACATTGGTCAGCCTCCAAAGCCCTACTTTCTCGACCCCGACACCGGTAGTGATCTTACATGGCTCCAGTGTGATGCTCCTTGTGTGAGATGTACTGAG GCGCCTCATCCATACTACCGGCCCAACAATGACCTGGTGCTCTGTAATGACCCTCTCTGTGTATCCTTGCACGCACCTGGTGCTCACAAATGTGATAATCCAGAGCAATGCGACTATGAAGTTGACTATGCAGACGGCGGCTCATCTCTTGGTGTACTTGTAAGGGATGCCTTTCACCTCAACTTTACAAATGGAATCCAGCAAATAcctcatatggcccttgg GTGTGGATATGATCAACTTCCTGGATCATCTTATCATCCCATAGATGGAGTTCTCGGCCTTGGCAAGGGAAAATCCAGCATCGTCTCACAACTTGCTAGTCAGGGTCTCGTGCGAAATGTCGTTGGTCATTGTTTGAGTTCTCGAGGTGGAGGGTATTTCATCTTTGGGGATGACCTCTATGATTATTCACGAGCAGTTTGGACACCAATGTCACCTGATTACTC CAAACATTACTCACCTGGATTTGCGGAACTTATATTTGATGGGAAGTCTACTGGATTTAGAAACCTATTCATGGTTTTTGACAGTGGGAGTTCTTACACTTACCTCAATTCTCAGGCTTATCATTTTTTAACTTCATGG TTGAAGAGGGAACTAAATGGAAAGCCTCTGAAAGAAGCTCCAGATGACAGGACTCTCCCACTCTGTTGGAAAGGTCGAAAGCCATTTAAGAACATACGTGATGCCAAGAAATACTTCAAGCCCTTAGCACTGAGATTTGCCATTGGAAGAAAGGATGCAGCACAGTTTGAATTGTCCCCTGAAGCTTATCTAATAATATCG TCCAAGGGAAATGTTTGCTTGGGAATTCTGAATGGTACTGAAGTTGGCTTACAAAATTCAAACATCATTGGAG ACATTTCAATGCAAGATAAGATGGTCATTTATGACAATGAAAAACAGATGATTGGATGGACTCCTCGAAACTGTGATCAACTACCCAAGTCTAGAAGCTTCAGCTTCTGGTGA